A region of Macadamia integrifolia cultivar HAES 741 unplaced genomic scaffold, SCU_Mint_v3 scaffold108, whole genome shotgun sequence DNA encodes the following proteins:
- the LOC122062615 gene encoding uncharacterized protein LOC122062615 has protein sequence MEEDSFEDLVRDVWSREVRGGPIGRLAQKLKAVKGALKGWAMKVFPNIEVALKEASEGMEEVQSVIDQMGMSDDLYAREAEAKTRLLKVVDMYEKLWAKKARCSLGVDPDSSPGPDGFPGAFFKQCWEIVGEDFCPAVMAFFNDGKLLNGINNSFVTLIPKVEGAGSLDKFSPICMANFFCKVLSKIMVERLACLLPRLVSDEQGAFQKNFGSVEWWSSWVLWCGAWIVSRGPNLPNAFYSCSGGAVQGPEWSIEGGKTKALPGPRGVSVPSHLLFADDIFIFMNTIAKHVHCLRYFLLKYQEFSSQIFNLEKSKILRFNLEKSKIFFGKVSPHRKGFIVDLLNIPICSLPTRYLGVEIFKGIVKKDRILCLMDKIKARLQGWRGKLLSMAGRVELIRSVISGMPIHNFSVYWWHESVINTVERWMRNFLWLGDIDTVKKISVKWEEVCKPKARFVNEGGNLKKGYKSSSMLKGIAKMWHFVSEAESLMVGNGEDIYFWHDRWLDLLSIAELSPLPRSLFHNTSKVADFIWEGIDVAGVIPL, from the exons atggaggagGACTCGTTTGAGGACCTGGTGAGGGATGTGTGGTCTAGGGAGGTCAGGGGAGGTCCCATTGGAAGACTCGCACAAAAGCTTAAAGCAGTGAAGGGAGCTCTTAAGGGGTGGGCAATGAAGGTTTTTCCAAATATTGAAGTGGCCCTAAAGGAAGCTTCAGAAGGGATGGAGGAAGTTCAGAGTGTCATTGATCAGATGGGGATGTCTGATGATCTATATGCAAGGGAAGCAGAGGCTAAAACCAGGCTGTTGAAAGTGGTGGATATGTATGAAAAGCTTTGGGCTAAGAAGGCTCGCT GTAGTTTGGGGGTTGACCCTGATAGCTCGCCTGGCCCTGATGGGTTTCCTGGAGCGTTTTTCAAGCAGTGTTGGGAGATAGTGGGTGAAGATTTCTGTCCAGCAGTGATGGCATTCTTCAATGATGGGAAGCTTCTGAATGGGATAAATAATAGCTTTGTGACAttaattccaaaggtggaggggGCTGGTTCCTTGGATAAGTTTTCGCCTATTTGTATGGCTAACTTCTTCTGCAAGGTCCTATCAAAGATTATGGTAGAGAGGTTGGCTTGTCTTCTTCCTCGCTTGGTGTCAGATGAGCAAGGGGCATTTCAGAAG aATTTCGGTTCTGTTGAATGGTGGTCTAGTTGGGTTCTTTGGTGTGGAGCTTGGATTGTGTCAAGGGGACCCAATCTCCCCAATGCTTTTTATTCTTGCAGCGGAGGTGCTGTGCAGGGGCCTGAATGGTCTATTGAAGGAGGGAAAACTAAAGCACTCCCTGGTCCGAGAGGGGTGAGTGTTCCTAGTCATTTGCTATTCGCAGATGACATATTTATCTTCATGAACACTATAGCAAAACATGTTCACTGTTTAAGATATTTTCTTCTCAAATACCAAGAGTTTTCCAGTCAAATTTTTAACTTGGAAAAAAGTAAGATATTACGTTTTAACTTGGAAAAAAGTAAGATATTCTTTGGTAAAGTTTCTCCTCACCGAAAGGGATTTATTGTTGATTTGCTGAACATTCCCATTTGTTCTCTACCAACAAGGTATCTTGGGGTAGAGATCTTCAAAGGCATTGTTAAGAAGGATAGGATACTATGCCTGATGGACAAGATTAAAGCTCGTTTGCAGGGATGGAGGGGCAAACTGCTATCAATGGCAGGTCGGGTAGAGTTGATTCGGTCTGTGATCTCAGGCATGCCAATTCATAACTTTTCAGTTTATTGGTGGCATGAATCTGTGATCAATACAGTGGAGCGATGGATGAGGAACTTCCTGTGGTTAGGGGATATTGACACGGTGAAGAAAATCTCTGTGAAATGGGAAGAAGTATGCAAGCCTAAG GCAAGGTTTGTGAACGAAGGAGGAAATCTCAAGAAGGGGTATAAATCTTCCTCTATGTTAAAAGGTATTGCCAAGATGTGGCACTTTGTCTCTGAAGCTGAGAGTTTGATGGTGGGAAATGGTgaagatatatatttttggcaTGACCGATGGTTAGATCTGCTGTCAATTGCAGagctctctcctctccctcgaTCTCTTTTCCATAACACAAGTAAAGTGGCAGATTTCATTTGGGAGG GGATAGATGTTGCTGGTGTCATTCCTCTTTAG